Sequence from the Candidatus Poribacteria bacterium genome:
TTATAAATATCTGTCCGGGATTTACTATGGACTAAGACGCGTCCTGATAACAGTTCGGTATTTTCGCTATGTTTGCAATCAACGATGAAGAGCCATTCATCGGGATATTTCTGTTCCATCTCTTCAAGTGTCAAGTGCTCGTTTGCCATTTTTATCCACTCCTTCTCAAAGGGTGCTCAGAGGGTGTTAATGAATTGATACGTATCTATTATAGCATAATAACTTCTGTTTTGGCAAAGGTTTCAGCGCGCTCAGAGGTATTCGATTTTTAGTCGGACTTGGGCAGCTGGTTCACAAATTCTCTGATAAGAGGGATTCAAGGGAAAATAAAAAGAAAAATTAAAGTCGGTCAAATTCGTCTGGTGTTAACCCCGCGTGTCGTAGAATAGTCCGCAACGTTCCAACTCGGATTTCACGATGATTTGGAACCATCACTGTCCGAACTTCATTTCACTTTCACGGACAAATTTTACATGACTGCCGCGTTGATGAACTATAGTAAACCCTGCTTTTTCGAGTTTGCGTTTAATCTGCCGATAGGGGAGCGGTTTCATTAAAACTGATGTTAACCTCAAATTTGCGGATCTTAGGCATCACAGTTGGACGTGGCGGCTCGAAATAGAGTTCTAACGCCTCTCTGAGATTGTTAATTGCCTCGTCTTCACTTTTGCCTTGGCTAGAAACATCCACTTCCAAGCATTGCGCAATAAACCATTTGTCTTCTTGCGTGATGCTCGTCGTAAAAGTTTGCGTTTTCATTTTCTCTCCCGCGATTTTCGGCTCGCGATACCCTTCATAATTAATCTCCCGTTTCCATAGTACTTAGAACTGTAACCCCAAACTCACTCGGTGTGTCTGTTGTAGATGTCCGAAATCGGCGTAAGCATAGTCGAGGGAAAGGACCCTTTTACCGAGATTCAGATGGATACCCAAGCCGAGTGTAAGTCCCTCTTCATCGTCGCTGCGGTCTTCTCCTAATCGGAATTTGTAGCCCCCACGAATTGCCGCCATTTTTCTGTACCAGTACTCCATAC
This genomic interval carries:
- a CDS encoding type II toxin-antitoxin system HicB family antitoxin, whose protein sequence is MKTQTFTTSITQEDKWFIAQCLEVDVSSQGKSEDEAINNLREALELYFEPPRPTVMPKIRKFEVNISFNETAPLSAD
- a CDS encoding type II toxin-antitoxin system HicA family toxin; translation: MKPLPYRQIKRKLEKAGFTIVHQRGSHVKFVRESEMKFGQ